TCCAAAGCCAGAGCAAATAGAAAAGCCATGCAAGAGCCATAACCCAACCAGGTAAAGTGTCTTCATTGAATGTCAGGTTGTAAATCTTGAAGTTAGTTTGAAACAAACAAGCAAGAGCAGGACCACATGCCATTCCAAGTGCACTAGCACTGACAAAGCCAGCAGATGCTTGCATTCTTAGTTTAAGGGGCACACAATCACTGATATACCGTCTATTGATTGCTCTTGCCGAACCTAATCTGTAATGACAACATATAtgatattaaattttaatataggcTAATGATTTAAACAACTAAAAGAGCATGATGAAGGATATGAAATTACTTACCCACAACATAATCGGCCAATGAGAAGAACTGATATTGAATTAAGATCATAAGCCAGTGCATATAAGGTGTTCCCCAATAGAAGAATGATGCTACTGAATACTAGTGGCCTCATGTATGATCTATTTGACCATGCACTGAAATAAACTGAAGAGAACACCTGAGCTATAGCCATTGAACCTATCACAACTCCACAGACAGTGGCTGCAGCTCCAAGGGTCAGGGAATAGTGGTCAGCTGTTGGGacaattatatatgtatttaccATATATAGAAATGTGTTTGCCAAGTTCAAGAGAAGTGATATGAAGTGATATCTCTGGTCATCGATATCGTCCTCAGAAGACGCAGTTGGTAGCTCATCTGGGAAAATAAGTGCATGTCTTCCCAAGAATTGAAGAAAATTTGTCGAGTTTGATAACCTCTCAACAGCAGTCTTGATGGAGTGAACAACAGGATCCTGCAGATACAGATCATTAGATGGCATTTCCCAGTGTAGAAAGTACATATGAAATCTAATTAAATGAACCAATATTACTAGTAGTACTCTACTGCTGAGCTGAAGCAATACTGGAGGAATTGTTAACAATAAACAATCATTTAATAGGTTAAAACCTAATTAGAACTGAAATTCAATGCCCAACTACTGCTACTATACCTTCAGTTCATTATAATTGTATAGTAGATTTTTATGTAAATTGGTTCACCCAAGTCAATTGAAAAATGGATTAAGAATATCTTTATCCACCCTAATCATTTCATAACCAGATTCTAAACTATTTATGTACAGCCATTTTTACCACCTTAAACATATGTTAACATCTCTAACAATACATATATGAAAAAATACGATACTTGGATGGATATGAGAGTAAACCGGATGGGAAAGTTCAGGCTGATCATATATCGATACATAGCTCCCACGATTGTCTTTAAGGTCTTGGAGTTCTGCTAGATTGCGAGATATGGCTCCAACAACTGCCACAACACTCTGCACATATGACCAGAGAAGGTCAAAAATGGAACTTACAGTGAAACATGAAAAGAAGAGACAAATTAATATGAGGAGTAATATATAACTTTAGTCGATCTTGTAGGAGTAGGGCATTACCACATGCTTGAAGACTTGGCGCAATTGAGAATAAGGATGATTGGAACGAGTTTTGACATAGTAATCAGTAAATTTATAGCCAAGGCGCTTGTCAAATTTCTTCAAAATCTTGCGTAGACCAATAGCATTGATTTCAACATAAAAGATAAGCCTTAGAAGATCTCGGCCAACATCTCTATAAGCTTCTTGCACTTCAGATACTTGTTTTCCTTCTGGCTGCTGTAAGAGGGCATCATACTGGTCTCTGAGATTGGATATCCTGCTTGCAAGCAATCCTTGTTGTTCCAGAAGAAACAAGACAATCTTCTCAATCTGGAGATTAAGGATATAGGATACATCAcataaatatataattgtaaCACTACTTCAATTCATCTCATGAATAATGATTGATGAGATAGATGAGACCAATTAGGAGAATAATGTTTAAGTGAAAGTAGTGAAAATGCATTGGTGAAAAGAAATTAGGGAATTTTACAATTATTTACTTAGAAtctaaattatttataaaaatactttcaattgTTTACGTTTGCATATCATAccgaattttgaaaaaaaataaaaaatctcacttcccgaaattttttattttttaggttGTAAAATGTTACATTTTTGTTACTTACGATACCGATAAGATACCAATTGGTcactttttttaattaaaaatttatttttagaacatATTATTTCAGTACATTTTGCTTACCTCCATAACTCATTTGTAGATATCTTAATATatcaattagttatttttatattatattatggtatcttattatttaagatacatttttGGTAACCTTCAAACTTATTTCATAAACTGATGAGTTGTCATATAGTATAATAAGTTACCatatagtttattaataaaaattcatttaTGAAAACTTTAATTGATCTTTTTAGTCATTCATATAATTtatatgttttattatttaagatacttttacgttATCTCTAAACCTATTTTATAAACTAATTAttatcatatagtataaaaaAATTACTCATATAATTCCAAATACTATGAATAACTTATTAGAAAATGATATTATTTAGTATATTTTCGTTGCTTGTAAAATCATTTAAGATACCAATTTATTACCTTTTAATACATGACAAAAAAATTTGGTATGCCACAAATTTAAAACAACCAACAAACTTAGTGAGTTACCAAAATAGTCTTCTTATGTtatatttaaaagttaccaaacaatatcataaataatttttttttaaaaagttactTGAAATGTTTCTAAAATAACTTTAAAGTTGTTTAGAATACCATATGTTatctttaaatataaaataagaatacatatgttaaattttgtttaagtttaaaatttagttacttttttgTTAACAAAAGAGTAATTGGCGGCAACACCCACTTATCTATACATTTTGTTACACTTAACCTGCTATTTTCTTTTTGCCAATAAAACCTCCCAATCCCCTGTTTCGTTATCAAGTTTACTTTCTCTGTTAGTTTTTGCTTTTAACTGCTAGTGTGGAGCCACGTGGCTTTCTAAAGCAAATGCCATatcattattttaaattaaaaactcgataaaaatatttacattaatttaaaatacaaaaaaatcattttaatttaaaatagattaaaaaaattacttaaaatatatattataaacaaaaaaattaatattaaatcataaatatgaaatttaaaaaaaaatctaaaccctaatttccttcttcttccttcctttcttcttcttcttccttcctcCCACCGCTAGCCCTCAAGCCCTGCCCATCCCATCTCCGACCACCTGCAACTTCGCCCTTCCCTCAAGCCCCATCCTTATCTCTCTCACCATCGACCACCTGCAACTCCAACCCCGGTCACTTCCCTCTCCCACCTCCCTCGCACCCCGACTTCACCTGcactaggggtgagcatcggtcggtttgggcggttttttcataacataaaatccagaattcgattttcggtccggattggtgcaatccaaaaaccgaccgaccaaACCAGTTAAAAGAAAAAATCGACCGTTTTGGACcacggtttggtcggttaaaccgaccaaaccgaatttcttattttttttattttatttttcaatttttttttaaagttttagttaaaaaactaaaatttttggattgttggaatctatttttgtgcatttttaaaacataaatatatagaacataatttcatatattttttttttatttaatcattttaataattaataactatataatattatattgttcggTCGGTCGGTTCGGACAAAAttttcaaaccgaccgaacagtggcggtttgcgccgttggcggttttttcggtgttcggaaggtcggtgtatacggttttttcggtttttcggattttatgctcagccctaaccTGCACCCGAAACCCATAGCCCCGATCCTCCCATCTCCGCATGTGCCTTCGACTACCAAGAAAATGAGCCACCAACTCGCTGCTACCATCACTCTAGACACAACCCCATCTGTTTGCGACCCAATTCGACCATTCTGCCTCCCACATCAAACTCGAGCCCCACAAGCCCCAACCAACTCCAGCTCCACCTTCGACCATACGCAAGCCAAGCACCCCGACTTCACCAGCTATCTgtttgcaagaagaagatgggaagCTAGAGGAAGAAAGAGAAGATATCGCGTGGGAAAAAATAGATTAatgtatttttaaatatttaaaaaaaaatttaaaatgttttttttattacttttaataaattaaataatctttttagaattttttatttaaaataattaattaattaattatgatgtGACATTCGTTTTAGTTGGCAACTTGGTTCCACACTGGCACTTAACAACAAAAACTAATGGAGACAGTAAATTTAATAACGGAACAAGGAATTTGGAGGTTTCATTGGCGGAAAAAAAAGAATAGGGGTTAAGTACAGAAAAAGTAAAGAGATAAGAGAATTTTAACGCCAATTACTCTTTaacaaaatatgaaaaataaattaaaatgttttttttctGGTTATTTTCTCTGGCAACGGCGAAAAAACATAAACTTACCACATATTAAAATGATCATCTTGAAGAGTAGGTCGCAATGGTACAAATTCGTGAGCCCAACCGACTATCGGTGTGGTCGGAAAATATTTTTGAAGTtaaggagaagagagaaaaagaaagcaaCCTTGAAAAAAGTTATGAAGAAAGTGGAAATAAGTTTCAAAAAAtgtataattgtaaataaaataacTCACGTTATTATTGTAATTAAGATAAAAAAAGGAACTTAGTGTAAATTTTCCAAGAAATTAAGCGAATGGAATTTCATTCATGTGTGTGTTAAACCAGTTACCTGACTATCTAGCAACCTGGAGAAATCTCTAAGAACCAAAGGGCGATTTTGTTCTCCAACCTGAATTTGTTGTGTATAACGGTTCACCTTCTTCTTCATCAACTTATAGTTAATGTAGTATCTGAAATAGGAACACACATATATTGATTATTAACACAAAAAATACACTGATCAAACTTTTCCAACACTATACATTATCTTATTATaacaaaaaatatgaagaaataaACAAACACATTAATGATTAATGAACAAGAAAGACAACTCCAAGTAACTTCTCGTGAAGTTTTTTCGGTACACAATGCATACATACCCTTTCCATTCTTGAATCTGAGATTCTCTTAACTTCTTCCCAAACGCAACCATTGTTGTACAAAGAGTCAAGTATAAACCACTGACCAAAAGATTGAAATACAAAATTCAGCAGAATGAGATACAAAATGGCAAAAGGTAttagttattattagtattagTATTGTTTCTCACCAGTTAACAACATGACAACAAATTTAGCTGATGAAATTTtacaaagaaagaaaagaaaatgtagaGAAATAGCTGATATACGGTCATTTACATTAGTAGAAGAAGTAAAAGTGGATATTAAAACTTGAACCCAAGAGAGGGTCTCAAATCAATGTCTCATTACCAAACATTGTACATGTTAATAAAAAGAAGAAGCCAACAAAACTTGGATATATATAGTGCGAAATCAGAGTTTTGGTAAATCTAAATGCAAAAGAACAGATCCGTcaagatatatgtatatatatatatatataattatgacaCGTGATCTTTCCTTTGACACTCGTCTTAAACATTTCTGAAACTTTTTCTACATTTTTAGTACTATATATGGCCACGTACAACAAATTTTGCCTATTATTATTTggaataacaataataataaatattgggTAAAGACTTGTTAGCCTTTTCCCACCCTGTACACGTGCACATACATACTGTATATATACGCATGTCATATTGATAATTTAACctgaaatttatttatttatctatgtACGAGTGTATGTTATGTGGACTATAATATAGTACTTGAAGACAAGAAATAGATTTTAGAATAAAGTTAGGATAAAATAGGATTAGTAGAATTGAAGAATATAATTTCATATATAAAAAGTagtataaatatttacatatttttaATATACAAAAGTCATAATgattttaaaaaacaaatatataacCACCAAAATTTAAATTGCATATTAtttggtattaatttttttaattattatatctaGTAAAAGTTACACTCGAATACTTTATACCTTTATAGTAATAATAAAGTAGTTGAACTTGATGTCTTATCCCTTAAAATAATAATGCAGACTCAAATAGTCGCAGGTGGGATTTTAATATTATTTAGGGGGTTTAGCTTTAGACATATGCTTCTAAtagtgtatatataaatatatatatatatatttatgctttGTTTTTCCACAAAAAAATCAACTTTAAAGAAAGAAAGCTGGATTTATGAATATTTCACCACATCAGGTTTTACATGAATGTTTTCCATGCATATTTCGGTTCTTTGTTGCTTGAAAAAATGCACTGCAAAACATAAGTAAAACCTGATGTGGTGACAACTTTGTATTTATGAATATTTCACTACCCAAAAAAATTCCCGATCGAGTGAAGAGACAATTTTCTCATTATGCATATGTTTCAAACTAATAATTTCTATCTAATATCTAACAGAAAAGGCAACAGCAATACAAGTTTTCTTGTCAGCCCAAGaccttttttaattttttattgctatGTGTcaaccaaaaaataatttatcatatATTTTTTCTGAAACTTTTCTCCCCTTCCCAAATAGAATTCATTATTTATGTATCCAAAACGACAGGAAACTTCATACAGACCTCTCACTTTTTCTCCCATTTTCCATTCTTAGCAGAAATAATTTCAACTTAAATTAAAATACAATACTAAGAATTGGAACAAATTCATCTTAAGATGTATActcaaaatagttttttttttaaaaaacttaaatttcATTAGGCATTCAAGGTGAAGTGAGAGTTGAAAGTCTGCCAGGAAAATCTATTGAAATTCcactagttatatatatatatatatatataaactagctGATGGAATTAAGCCAGAATTAGTTGTGTTTTAATTCTGAATACTAACATATAGTTCTTCATATAATCTTCACATATGGCTCTGTTTTGTTGAAATCTTAAAAAAGCGTAATTCTCATATTAATGGCATATGCTAAGCTTCCAGAGAAAAAAGATATTCTAGAGCTgttcaaaagaagaaaaatatttaTGCTAACACTTAATAAGAAGCAAAAATTAAACCTTCTTCCACTCGTAATCGCATGCATATAAAGGTAggtatttatacatatatatatatatatatgcaaatttatatatgtgtgtgagaGTACTCACAGCTTTAGA
This genomic interval from Humulus lupulus chromosome 8, drHumLupu1.1, whole genome shotgun sequence contains the following:
- the LOC133796630 gene encoding SPX domain-containing membrane protein At4g22990-like; translation: MVAFGKKLRESQIQEWKGYYINYKLMKKKVNRYTQQIQVGEQNRPLVLRDFSRLLDSQIEKIVLFLLEQQGLLASRISNLRDQYDALLQQPEGKQVSEVQEAYRDVGRDLLRLIFYVEINAIGLRKILKKFDKRLGYKFTDYYVKTRSNHPYSQLRQVFKHVSVVAVVGAISRNLAELQDLKDNRGSYVSIYDQPELSHPDPVVHSIKTAVERLSNSTNFLQFLGRHALIFPDELPTASSEDDIDDQRYHFISLLLNLANTFLYMVNTYIIVPTADHYSLTLGAAATVCGVVIGSMAIAQVFSSVYFSAWSNRSYMRPLVFSSIILLLGNTLYALAYDLNSISVLLIGRLCCGLGSARAINRRYISDCVPLKLRMQASAGFVSASALGMACGPALACLFQTNFKIYNLTFNEDTLPGWVMALAWLFYLLWLWTSFREPYRENYEDLSSQDSNSGKSPRMIQARLDKDIGGQCINVSVENDCKQPLLMNSEANQEDEDDVQDCCDADEDSDDKIQKPVDSIVSAYRLLTPSVKVQLFIYFMLKYAMEILLAESSVITGYYFVWSTSSVAIFLACLGLTVLPVNIIVGNYVSNMFEERQLLLASEIMVCLGILLSFQIVVPYTVPQYVGSALITFVSAEVLEGVNLSLLSRVMSSRLSRGTYNGGLLSTEAGTLARVVADGTITLSGYLGQGMLLNTTLLPCFFICISSIFATCFTYNSLY